In Salvelinus alpinus chromosome 22, SLU_Salpinus.1, whole genome shotgun sequence, one genomic interval encodes:
- the LOC139549450 gene encoding RAC-beta serine/threonine-protein kinase encodes MNDISVVREGWLHKRGEYIKTWRPRYFILKSDGSFIGYKEKPEMSSDHSLPPLNNFSVAECQLMKTERPRPNTFVIRCLQWTTVIERTFHVESNEEREEWMRAIQAVANGLKTRVEEAPMDITFGSPSDCSGMEEMEVAMSKSRNKVTMSDFDYLKLLGKGTFGKVILVKEKATGMYYAMKILRKEVIIAKDEVAHTVTESRVLQNTRHPFLTTLKYAFQTHDRLCFVMEYANGGELFFHLSRDRVFTEDRARFYGAEIVSALEYLHSRDVVYRDLKLENLMLDKDGHIKITDFGLCKEGITDGATMKTFCGTPEYLAPEVLEDNDYGRAVDWWGLGVVMYEMMCGRLPFYNQDHERLFELILMEEIRFPKNLAPEAKALLAGLLKKDPKQRLGGGQEDAKDVMTQKFFTSINWQDVVERKLLPPFKPQVTSETDTRYFDDEFTAQTITVTPPDKYDSLDSEDQNQRTHFPQFSYSASIRE; translated from the exons ATGAATGACATCAGTGTGGTCAGAGAGGGCTGGCTCCATAAGAGGG gaGAGTACATTAAGACGTGGAGGCCGCGGTACTTCATCCTGAAGAGTGATGGCTCCTTCATCGGCTACAAGGAGAAGCCAGAGATGTCGTCCGACCACAGTCTCCCACCCCTCAACAACTTCTCTGTGGCAG AGTGCCAGCTGATGAAGACAGAACGGCCCAGGCCCAACACGTTTGTCATCCGCTGCCTACAGTGGACCACAGTCATAGAGCGCACCTTCCACGTGGAGAGTAACGAGGAAAG GGAGGAATGGATGCGGGCGATCCAAGCGGTGGCCAACGGCCTAAAGACGCGAGTGGAAGAGGCTCCCATGGACATCACGTTTGGCTCCCCCAGCGACTGCAGCGgcatggaggagatggaggtggCCATGTCCAAGTCCCGCAACAAAGTG ACCATGAGTGACTTTGACTACCTGAAGCTGCTGGGGAAGGGGACGTTTGGTAAGGTGATCCTGGTGAAGGAGAAGGCCACAGGGATGTACTACGCCATGAAGATCCTGAGGAAAGAAGTCATAATCGCTAAG GATGAGGTAGCACACACGGTAACAGAAAGCAGAGTCCTTCAGAATACGAGGCATCCCTTCTTAACG ACACTAAAATATGCGTTCCAAACACATGACCGGCTATGCTTTGTGATGGAATATGCAAACGGAGGAGAGCTGTTCTTTCACTTGTCGCGGGACCGCGTGTTCACAGAAGACCGGGCACGGTTCTACGGTGCGGAGATTGTGTCTGCGCTGGAGTACCTCCACTCACGGGACGTTGTCTACAGAGACCTTAAG CTGGAGAACTTAATGCTGGATAAAGATGGGCACATAAAGATCACAGATTTTGGACTGTGTAAAGAGGGAATCACAGACGGGGCTACCATGAAGACCTTTTGTGGTACTCCAGAATACCTTGCACCTGAG GTATTAGAGGACAATGACTACGGCCGAGCGGTGGACTGGTGGGGTCTGGGTGTGGTCATGTACGAGATGATGTGCGGTCGACTGCCCTTCTACAACCAGGACCATGAGCGGTTGTTTGAGCTCATTCTCATGGAGGAGATCCGCTTCCCCAAGAACCTGGCCCCCGAAGCCAAGGCCCTGCTTGCTGGCCTGCTCAAAAAGGACCCCAAGCAGAG GCTTGGAGGTGGACAAGAAGATGCCAAAGACGTGATGACACAGAAGTTCTTCACCAGCATCAACTGGCAGGATGTGGTAGAGAGGAAGCTCTTGCCTCCCTTCAAGCCCCAGGTGACGTCAGAGACGGACACCCGCTACTTTGACGACGAGTTCACAGCACAAACCATCACCGTAACGCCCCCGGACAAAT ACGACAGCTTAGACTCAGAAGACCAGAACCAGCGCACACACTTCCCTCAGTTCTCTTACTCCGCCAGCATACGGGAGTGA